From Pseudobdellovibrio exovorus JSS, a single genomic window includes:
- a CDS encoding flagellar basal body P-ring protein FlgI, translating into MRSIAVLILLNLLATVTFAARLKDIASIRGVRENQLIGYGLVVGLKGTGDSNASFTSKSFTRLIEKMGVKIEGQDLQSKNVAAVIITASLPAFAKAGNPMDVTVSSIGDASSLVGGTLLQAPLRAANDEVFAVAQGAVSVTGDGKDIHTTAGRIPNGAMIERDIQADFSNRKMYRMTLHNPDFTTAARTVLTINKELGGQYATAKDAGTIDIVTPFSYENRGVELMATIEAIEINPDQRARVVINEKTGTIVIGEKVKISKVGLSHGNLTLKVSDGKKSGADDKVTFLDTGASVGDLVQALNKLGVTPKDLISILQSVKAAGALHGELETM; encoded by the coding sequence ATGAGATCAATCGCTGTTTTAATCCTATTGAATTTATTGGCAACAGTGACCTTTGCAGCTCGCTTGAAGGATATCGCGAGTATTCGTGGTGTGCGTGAAAATCAACTGATCGGATATGGATTAGTTGTGGGACTAAAAGGAACTGGTGACTCGAATGCGTCTTTTACCAGTAAGTCTTTTACACGTTTGATTGAAAAAATGGGTGTCAAAATTGAAGGACAAGATTTGCAAAGTAAAAATGTGGCGGCGGTGATTATCACAGCTTCGCTACCAGCTTTTGCAAAGGCGGGTAATCCGATGGACGTCACAGTGAGCAGCATCGGTGATGCCTCTTCATTAGTTGGTGGAACGCTTTTGCAAGCTCCTTTGCGTGCAGCCAACGATGAGGTTTTTGCTGTGGCTCAAGGAGCTGTTTCTGTAACAGGTGATGGTAAAGATATTCACACGACTGCAGGAAGAATTCCAAACGGAGCCATGATTGAGCGTGATATTCAGGCGGATTTTTCTAATCGCAAAATGTATCGCATGACATTGCATAATCCGGATTTTACAACAGCAGCACGTACTGTTCTAACGATCAATAAAGAGTTGGGTGGTCAGTACGCAACAGCAAAAGATGCAGGTACAATTGATATCGTGACACCATTTTCTTATGAAAATCGTGGTGTTGAATTGATGGCAACAATCGAAGCGATCGAAATCAATCCCGATCAAAGAGCGCGTGTTGTGATCAATGAAAAAACGGGAACGATTGTTATTGGTGAAAAAGTAAAAATTTCGAAAGTGGGATTAAGCCATGGCAATCTGACTTTAAAAGTTTCTGATGGAAAAAAATCAGGCGCTGATGATAAAGTAACCTTTTTAGATACTGGTGCTAGCGTTGGTGATTTGGTTCAAGCCTTGAACAAGTTAGGCGTGACGCCAAAAGATTTAATTTCGATTTTGCAATCTGTGAAGGCGGCAGGAGCCTTACACGGAGAGCTAGAGACGATGTAG
- a CDS encoding rod-binding protein, protein MSEITKLNPIKAPVQSEKPRSVTEEKLRDVAKLYEGQFIREMMKQMRATVQEGGLIKKNNAEKIFSDQLDGEYANSWVEAGGIGMSDLIYEQLMEKYGTRLGLRQPVEKPQGPLDLNTKSNYSGFTEVKSSEALAPSVHEGGQPVTLQIQTQSEGQAELKSPWAGVLLDKKHLEMDQIQYQIKHDNGLESLIMTRGTGLGNGPKLSSGDRIEAGQRLGWVSAASPLFWTLKPDVSE, encoded by the coding sequence ATGAGTGAAATTACAAAGCTCAATCCTATTAAAGCCCCCGTACAAAGTGAAAAACCTCGTAGTGTCACTGAGGAAAAGCTGCGTGATGTTGCTAAGCTTTATGAAGGTCAATTCATCCGTGAAATGATGAAGCAAATGCGCGCCACAGTTCAAGAGGGCGGACTGATCAAAAAAAATAATGCTGAAAAAATCTTTTCTGATCAGTTAGATGGTGAATATGCCAACTCATGGGTAGAAGCCGGTGGGATTGGGATGTCGGATTTGATTTATGAACAATTGATGGAAAAATATGGAACGCGTTTAGGTTTAAGGCAGCCTGTGGAAAAACCTCAGGGGCCGTTGGATTTAAACACGAAGTCGAATTATTCCGGCTTTACTGAAGTGAAGTCTTCAGAAGCGCTGGCTCCTTCGGTACACGAAGGGGGGCAGCCTGTGACTTTACAGATTCAGACGCAGTCGGAAGGACAGGCCGAATTAAAAAGTCCATGGGCCGGTGTTTTGCTAGATAAAAAGCATTTAGAGATGGATCAGATCCAATACCAAATTAAACACGACAATGGGCTGGAAAGTCTCATTATGACACGCGGGACAGGGCTGGGAAATGGGCCTAAATTGTCTTCTGGTGACAGAATTGAGGCTGGACAGAGGTTGGGGTGGGTCAGTGCAGCTAGCCCTTTGTTTTGGACGCTGAAACCTGATGTCTCAGAATGA
- the flgM gene encoding flagellar biosynthesis anti-sigma factor FlgM, producing the protein MKITHNKVGQNLNLTDAKANKTSDASKTGAAQSAQTNSSSSASAGAQASKVELSPRVQDIKRIKELAASAPDVNAEKVEHFKRLIAEGKYKVDAKAVADRMVEEHLRSAGRTGDE; encoded by the coding sequence ATGAAAATTACTCACAATAAGGTCGGACAAAACTTGAACTTGACGGACGCGAAAGCGAACAAGACAAGTGACGCGTCTAAAACAGGTGCGGCTCAAAGTGCGCAGACCAATTCATCATCTTCAGCATCGGCGGGAGCTCAAGCTTCTAAAGTTGAATTATCTCCGCGTGTACAAGATATCAAAAGAATCAAAGAACTAGCGGCGAGTGCACCTGATGTAAATGCAGAAAAAGTAGAACACTTTAAGCGTTTGATCGCTGAAGGTAAATACAAAGTGGATGCAAAAGCAGTTGCAGATCGCATGGTCGAAGAGCACTTACGTTCTGCGGGCAGAACTGGTGACGAGTAA
- a CDS encoding flagellar protein FlgN produces MRQQSYEKLVGNLEDITKQYRLLLECVRKEKEYLIQTNIEKLNEVNVQKEQLLGHTRSLDTLRVTYASDLAQHLGMNTNEPRLLELAQQMGGAEGDRLRSIHSALELLTKRLIEFNRENATYAESALKTVNSAMDNIKDSVTGQKTYQKKGTYRQGNDSAGHFVSKEA; encoded by the coding sequence ATGAGACAACAATCATACGAAAAATTAGTTGGAAATCTTGAGGATATTACAAAACAATATCGTCTGTTGTTGGAATGTGTTCGCAAAGAAAAAGAATATCTTATCCAAACTAATATTGAAAAATTAAACGAAGTGAATGTTCAGAAAGAGCAGCTGTTAGGTCACACTCGTAGTTTAGACACATTACGTGTTACCTATGCGTCGGACTTAGCTCAACACTTGGGAATGAATACAAACGAGCCTCGTCTTTTAGAGCTAGCTCAACAAATGGGTGGAGCCGAAGGTGATCGTCTACGCAGTATCCATTCTGCTTTAGAGTTATTAACTAAACGTCTTATTGAATTTAATCGTGAAAATGCAACGTATGCCGAATCTGCTTTGAAAACTGTGAACTCGGCAATGGACAACATCAAAGACTCAGTAACGGGTCAAAAAACTTACCAGAAAAAAGGAACGTATCGTCAAGGTAACGATAGTGCAGGACATTTCGTAAGCAAGGAAGCTTAA
- the flgK gene encoding flagellar hook-associated protein FlgK, whose product MAKIHGLLDVGRRGMAVSQAALNTTSHNIANKSTEGYSRQRVETQTSPAVDAGNQRIGTGASLKSINRTNNPWLEKQLEREGSNLAFLEGRSGALNRLESAFNEQTVKGLSGSMSDFFNSFRELANNPESLTARTVVRDKAAALVQTFQDVDRQIESVNSELNNTIETGINEVNTYSKEIAKLNEKIQSIEVAGNSANDERDRRDLLVKKLSEKLDISYAEDTKSGMINITSGKTGILVAGTSSASLKVGKDAAGQIAVLYPMSEKGTQVNITEQFKRGSMGGALELRDGSVSEIRAQLADLAYNLAAEVNEAHSEGYDRYSQKGMQFFSLPQDGSFDLSSLRVNEQISNDVGRIAAGAKPNAPGDNTTANVIHSLQFKHVMGADRTFTFDNFFNSKVGEIGTMNQTARANLESQKNIHDQLKNVRESISGVSLDEEAQKMIEFQKSYEASARVIRMADEMFETVLSLKRL is encoded by the coding sequence ATGGCCAAAATACACGGATTGTTAGATGTTGGACGTCGCGGGATGGCCGTCAGCCAAGCCGCATTGAATACGACGTCACATAACATCGCTAACAAATCGACAGAAGGATACTCTCGTCAGCGTGTAGAAACGCAGACGTCTCCTGCCGTGGATGCTGGTAATCAGCGTATTGGTACTGGTGCAAGTCTTAAATCAATTAACAGAACAAATAATCCTTGGTTAGAAAAACAGTTAGAGCGTGAAGGCTCTAACTTGGCTTTTTTAGAAGGCCGTTCGGGTGCTTTGAACAGATTAGAATCAGCATTTAATGAACAGACAGTTAAAGGTCTGAGCGGTTCTATGTCGGATTTCTTCAATAGCTTCCGTGAATTAGCAAACAATCCAGAAAGTTTAACTGCTAGAACTGTTGTTCGTGATAAAGCGGCAGCGTTGGTTCAGACATTTCAGGATGTAGATCGTCAAATCGAAAGTGTTAACAGTGAATTGAATAACACAATCGAAACAGGTATTAACGAAGTTAATACGTATAGTAAAGAAATCGCGAAGTTGAATGAAAAAATCCAATCGATTGAGGTTGCTGGAAACTCAGCTAATGACGAGCGTGATCGCCGTGATCTTTTGGTAAAAAAACTTTCTGAAAAATTAGATATTAGCTACGCCGAAGATACAAAGTCAGGAATGATCAATATCACTTCTGGTAAAACAGGTATCCTTGTGGCGGGAACTTCAAGTGCCTCTTTAAAGGTGGGTAAAGATGCTGCGGGACAAATCGCGGTTCTTTATCCGATGAGTGAAAAAGGCACGCAAGTGAACATCACCGAGCAGTTCAAGCGTGGTTCGATGGGCGGAGCCTTAGAGTTACGCGATGGATCTGTTTCGGAAATTCGCGCTCAATTAGCTGACTTGGCTTACAACTTAGCAGCTGAAGTCAATGAGGCTCACTCTGAAGGTTACGATCGCTACAGTCAAAAAGGGATGCAATTCTTCTCGTTACCACAGGATGGAAGCTTTGATTTAAGCAGTCTTCGAGTGAACGAACAAATTTCAAATGATGTGGGTCGTATTGCGGCTGGGGCAAAACCAAATGCTCCTGGTGATAACACCACTGCGAATGTGATTCATTCTTTGCAGTTCAAGCATGTGATGGGTGCAGACAGAACATTTACCTTTGATAATTTCTTTAATTCTAAGGTGGGTGAAATCGGTACGATGAACCAAACTGCGCGTGCGAACTTAGAGTCTCAAAAGAACATCCATGATCAATTGAAAAACGTACGCGAAAGTATCAGTGGTGTCAGTTTAGATGAAGAAGCTCAAAAGATGATTGAGTTTCAAAAGTCTTATGAAGCTTCAGCGCGAGTGATTCGCATGGCTGATGAAATGTTTGAAACTGTTTTAAGCTTAAAGCGTTTATAA
- the flgL gene encoding flagellar hook-associated protein FlgL, with protein sequence MRVTDKMMQGQALKSIQKNRSELAQLQNQAATGKKLTTPSDDPVGATKVLTNRTELKNQEQFEKNIFQAKNFLDVTESTLAQLGEAIVRTKELALQAASDTIGESQRTMIGSEVEQIYNSILEMSNRRVGERYLFGGYRTQETPFDRQGDYRGDDGEMRVQTQKGIFVAMNMTGDRVFMGKGIGRSEYQRQPEDVPQNTQELQQFKLSEIDREYHNQLKPEDAAALRSPASVGQEQVANNEEGVNVFRLVKGLDVALKTNDKYAIQDALEPLDQALNQINLIRAEIGGRINQLEATADIIHKSNVDNKTLTSQVEDADLFQTMSELSRADTTLKSTLEVAGRLENKSLLDFLR encoded by the coding sequence ATGCGCGTAACAGATAAGATGATGCAAGGACAAGCCTTAAAGAGTATTCAGAAGAATCGTTCTGAATTGGCTCAATTGCAAAATCAAGCTGCTACAGGAAAAAAACTGACCACTCCATCTGATGACCCAGTTGGAGCTACCAAGGTATTGACCAATCGTACTGAGTTAAAAAATCAAGAACAGTTCGAAAAAAATATATTTCAAGCTAAGAACTTCTTAGATGTGACCGAATCTACATTAGCGCAATTAGGTGAAGCCATTGTGCGAACTAAAGAACTGGCTTTACAGGCGGCCAGTGACACTATTGGTGAGTCACAGCGTACGATGATCGGTTCTGAAGTTGAGCAGATCTATAATTCTATTCTAGAAATGTCGAATCGTCGTGTTGGCGAACGCTACTTGTTTGGTGGCTATAGAACGCAAGAAACTCCTTTTGATCGCCAAGGTGACTATCGTGGTGATGACGGGGAAATGCGTGTGCAGACACAAAAGGGAATCTTTGTTGCGATGAACATGACAGGTGATCGTGTTTTCATGGGCAAAGGGATTGGCCGTAGCGAGTATCAGCGTCAACCAGAAGACGTTCCTCAAAATACGCAGGAGCTTCAGCAATTTAAACTTTCTGAAATTGATCGTGAATACCATAATCAGCTTAAGCCAGAAGATGCAGCAGCATTGCGTAGCCCAGCGTCTGTAGGGCAAGAGCAAGTAGCGAATAATGAAGAAGGCGTTAACGTTTTCAGATTGGTTAAAGGCTTAGATGTAGCTTTGAAAACCAATGATAAATACGCTATTCAAGATGCACTTGAGCCCCTTGATCAAGCTTTGAATCAAATCAATTTGATCCGCGCTGAAATCGGCGGACGTATTAATCAATTAGAGGCCACAGCCGATATTATTCACAAGTCGAATGTGGATAATAAGACTTTGACGTCTCAGGTAGAAGATGCGGATTTATTCCAGACGATGTCAGAACTATCACGTGCTGATACAACACTGAAAAGCACGTTGGAAGTGGCGGGCCGTCTTGAAAATAAAAGCTTACTCGATTTTTTAAGATAA
- a CDS encoding lysophospholipid acyltransferase family protein, with protein MFKAAIIFFRTLCYLLRSYFPKANILALKKEWAEELARRFGIRIEAKGMPPSEAPVIIVGNHISYLDIIILMAVHPQVTFLAKKEVGEWPIIGPTARRVDTLFVNRTEKNKAQVRRQIAQQLLDKKSQLAVFPSGTTTLHEELPWKKGMFEIAQEYSIPVKAFKISYSHPRECAYIGEDNMLEQMAQVFKAQGKVAYFEWLDTFHITSPEEEAETVRKAVVAALQREA; from the coding sequence ATGTTCAAAGCGGCTATTATCTTTTTTCGTACGCTCTGTTATTTGCTGCGCTCATATTTTCCCAAAGCGAATATCTTAGCTCTTAAAAAAGAATGGGCAGAAGAATTGGCTCGTCGCTTTGGAATTCGTATCGAAGCCAAAGGGATGCCTCCGAGTGAGGCCCCAGTTATTATCGTCGGCAATCATATCAGTTACTTGGATATCATTATCTTGATGGCGGTACATCCACAGGTGACATTTCTAGCCAAGAAAGAAGTGGGCGAGTGGCCTATCATCGGGCCCACCGCAAGACGAGTGGATACGCTATTCGTGAATAGAACTGAAAAGAACAAAGCACAGGTTCGTCGGCAAATTGCACAGCAGCTTTTAGATAAGAAATCTCAGTTAGCAGTTTTTCCATCGGGAACGACCACTTTGCACGAAGAGCTCCCATGGAAAAAGGGAATGTTCGAGATCGCACAAGAGTACTCTATTCCAGTGAAGGCCTTTAAAATTTCATATTCCCATCCCCGTGAATGTGCCTATATCGGCGAAGATAATATGCTAGAGCAGATGGCGCAGGTTTTTAAGGCACAGGGAAAAGTCGCTTATTTTGAGTGGTTAGATACTTTTCATATCACCTCTCCTGAGGAAGAAGCTGAGACTGTTCGCAAAGCCGTTGTGGCAGCCCTTCAGAGAGAAGCTTAA
- the csrA gene encoding carbon storage regulator CsrA gives MLVLTRKLGESIAIDDHIKIRVVQIKGKQVRLGIEAPKDTKIHREEVYLAIQDQNQQSVQVSSDKVKNISKLLKSE, from the coding sequence ATGCTCGTTCTTACAAGGAAGTTAGGAGAAAGCATCGCCATTGATGACCATATCAAGATTCGTGTGGTTCAAATCAAAGGTAAGCAAGTCCGTCTTGGTATCGAAGCCCCAAAAGATACTAAAATTCATAGAGAAGAAGTTTATCTAGCTATTCAGGATCAAAACCAACAGTCGGTTCAAGTCAGCTCAGATAAAGTTAAGAACATTTCTAAGCTTTTAAAGTCTGAATAG
- the fliW gene encoding flagellar assembly protein FliW encodes MVIKTTRFGEVELNSEDVLTFNEGLLGFQDLRQFVLLDDPNDDIFAWLQSCELSSVAFPVLEPEIFGHKYNVNFNRTDLESLKMQANQTPAFLNIITIPDDPTQMTANIKAPIVINIEQKIARQCVLQDNNLAIKEPIFTKLQSRVVQNPQTPIKSQGRQFDMTVKLSDSGKGQIDQGL; translated from the coding sequence GTGGTTATAAAAACAACTCGATTTGGCGAAGTGGAGCTGAATTCTGAGGACGTTTTAACCTTTAATGAAGGTCTTTTGGGCTTTCAAGATCTACGTCAATTTGTTTTGCTAGATGATCCAAATGACGACATCTTCGCATGGTTACAAAGCTGTGAATTGTCTTCAGTTGCATTCCCAGTTTTAGAGCCAGAAATTTTCGGTCATAAATACAACGTTAACTTCAATAGAACAGATCTAGAATCATTAAAAATGCAGGCCAATCAAACTCCTGCGTTTCTAAACATTATTACGATTCCTGATGATCCAACTCAAATGACAGCAAATATCAAAGCTCCGATTGTTATTAACATCGAGCAAAAAATTGCACGTCAGTGTGTATTGCAAGATAACAACTTAGCAATCAAAGAGCCTATTTTTACGAAGTTACAAAGCCGTGTAGTTCAAAACCCTCAGACTCCAATCAAGAGCCAAGGGCGTCAATTTGACATGACGGTTAAACTGTCAGACTCAGGTAAAGGCCAGATTGACCAAGGCTTGTAA
- a CDS encoding ATP-binding cassette domain-containing protein produces the protein MPFKSVLFSEAKTLINTAKTRVVQAEDRLALKSGLSPREQPWDESQVQWTDKKSFLISLLKVSRKTFFKAGGFQIIGSLFSFATPFLVHAFISRIQGGNLQQQDLIELCLMALAFGVCGAGNGLAIQHYFYQTLNFNQMATNLVNRKIFSHSLRLSNRAKNKYQVGDIVNYMSSDSDAIADGCITSIDLSNAVVLSIGCTITLFYFLGWSALAAVVVLLILVPITQRLSKSFMHLEGKMMAHRDQRMTLMTQLLNAIRVVKYFVWEKSVMQEVGEVRAKEIGTRFKLAQAEITWGLLYTSITSIVLFAALLTHVLRGQKVDMALIFTCIAIFSIMEDQFGGLSRFIGRFINIIVSAERITQFIQSETIPDTPASQATTASTEGVELQHVSFQYEQGRPIFKDLTLHLNKGQSLAVVGPVGSGKTTLLQLLLKEVLPDQGKISIENQSGNVAYVPQDAYIINSTLQENIIFGKSDVTDEKVRRALYLSALEYDLMSLPSGLQTEIGEKGVNLSGGQKQRVSLARAVLSDADVILLDDPLSAVDPRTEGYLCDRLIFGEWKNKTRIMVTHRLQSIARFDQILFVENGRHYLGTYDELLQTCEPFKKFLKTHAENQELEKKSGLEGSHEPQTSTATSEGEGRLIQDEDRAVGAVEKSVYFQYLKALGGKGPKQRKILFLLFVGAVAVVATPLLQKLWLAQSDKFDQLAPLQVILIYGALGILTMITTFLSQSFWSRRGIEAGKSYHDQMLRSILAAPIRFFDSTPIGRILQRFSRDMESVDVHLQWSFDNTIHSFFHIMLSFLLIVTVVPFVLIAILPIFFVYYTLQNSYRRAAREIKRLDSLARSPRYAHFKETLQGLTVIRAFNQSDWMMNQFYDKLQYSAEMFYTHYMINRWFSTRLPLIGAVISASTGLMVVLSSYNGYIAAGTAGLVTLYALDFWRHLNWGVRIFSDLESRMTSVERLQFYCDLPAEKNYYEPQVQIEDSWPQTGELEFKNVSLKYAEHLPLVLKNVSFKVQSGMRVGLIGRTGSGKSTIFQSVYRFVDIVGGEILLDKKSIHHIPLKRVRKSLAVIPQDPALFMGSLRSNIDRYRQATDEQVWNVLRKVSLSEFVSALPGQLDFRVAENGANLSQGQRQLICLARALLTQVKIIFLDEATASVDVETDALVQKVIRESLDGTTLITIAHRLSTLDGYDMVIELKNGEVVQQRLLEPLKT, from the coding sequence ATGCCGTTCAAGTCAGTCCTTTTCTCGGAAGCAAAAACACTCATCAATACAGCTAAAACTCGCGTGGTGCAGGCGGAAGATCGTCTTGCATTGAAGTCAGGTCTTAGTCCGCGCGAACAGCCGTGGGATGAGTCTCAAGTTCAGTGGACTGATAAAAAATCATTTCTTATCTCGCTTCTAAAAGTTTCTAGAAAAACTTTTTTTAAAGCCGGTGGCTTCCAGATTATAGGCAGTCTATTTTCTTTTGCGACACCGTTCTTGGTGCATGCCTTTATTTCTCGTATACAAGGTGGAAACTTACAGCAACAGGACTTGATCGAACTTTGCTTGATGGCGCTGGCTTTCGGAGTTTGTGGTGCGGGAAATGGTTTGGCCATTCAGCACTACTTCTATCAGACGTTGAATTTCAATCAGATGGCGACCAACTTGGTGAACAGAAAAATATTTTCACATTCACTACGTCTTTCAAATCGTGCAAAGAACAAATATCAAGTGGGCGACATCGTCAACTACATGAGTTCAGATTCTGATGCGATCGCAGATGGCTGTATCACGTCAATTGATCTGAGCAATGCGGTTGTTTTATCAATAGGATGTACGATTACACTTTTCTATTTCTTAGGTTGGTCGGCTCTGGCTGCCGTAGTGGTTCTACTGATATTAGTTCCGATCACGCAAAGACTTTCAAAAAGCTTTATGCATCTTGAAGGTAAGATGATGGCACATCGAGATCAGCGTATGACTCTGATGACTCAATTATTGAATGCCATCCGTGTTGTAAAGTATTTCGTTTGGGAAAAAAGTGTGATGCAAGAAGTGGGTGAGGTGCGCGCGAAAGAGATCGGCACCCGCTTTAAATTGGCACAAGCTGAAATCACTTGGGGATTACTTTATACCTCGATTACTTCAATTGTATTGTTTGCAGCTTTACTGACTCACGTACTCAGAGGTCAAAAAGTTGATATGGCGTTGATTTTCACGTGTATTGCGATCTTCAGTATTATGGAAGATCAGTTTGGCGGGCTATCGCGCTTTATCGGTCGCTTTATTAATATTATCGTCAGTGCAGAGCGTATTACTCAATTTATTCAATCGGAAACTATTCCGGATACTCCAGCTTCTCAGGCAACAACCGCTAGTACAGAGGGTGTCGAGTTACAGCATGTTAGCTTTCAATACGAACAAGGCCGACCTATTTTTAAGGACCTCACGCTACATCTAAATAAAGGCCAATCGCTGGCGGTGGTTGGACCTGTGGGAAGTGGTAAAACCACTTTGTTGCAACTGCTATTAAAAGAAGTCCTACCTGATCAGGGAAAAATCTCGATAGAAAACCAATCGGGGAATGTGGCCTATGTTCCTCAGGATGCTTACATCATTAACTCCACTTTACAGGAAAATATTATTTTCGGTAAATCGGATGTCACAGATGAAAAAGTCAGAAGAGCTTTGTATTTGTCGGCTTTAGAGTATGACCTGATGTCATTACCTTCCGGATTACAAACAGAGATTGGTGAAAAGGGTGTGAACTTATCCGGTGGTCAAAAGCAAAGAGTGAGCTTGGCTCGCGCTGTCTTATCGGACGCCGATGTGATTCTTTTAGATGACCCTTTATCTGCGGTAGATCCTCGCACGGAAGGTTACTTATGTGATCGTCTGATCTTTGGAGAGTGGAAGAATAAAACACGCATCATGGTAACCCATCGCCTGCAGTCTATTGCTCGCTTTGATCAAATTTTATTTGTAGAAAATGGTAGACATTATTTAGGGACATACGATGAGTTGTTGCAAACGTGTGAGCCTTTTAAAAAATTCTTAAAAACTCATGCCGAGAACCAAGAGCTAGAAAAGAAATCTGGCTTAGAGGGTTCACATGAGCCGCAGACATCTACAGCTACGTCTGAAGGTGAAGGCCGTTTGATTCAAGACGAGGATCGTGCCGTCGGCGCTGTTGAGAAGTCTGTGTACTTTCAATATCTAAAAGCATTGGGGGGCAAGGGACCGAAGCAAAGGAAGATATTATTTCTATTGTTTGTCGGAGCTGTAGCGGTCGTGGCCACTCCACTTTTGCAAAAGTTATGGTTAGCTCAGTCAGATAAATTTGACCAATTAGCTCCATTGCAGGTCATTTTGATTTATGGTGCTTTAGGGATTCTGACAATGATCACTACTTTTTTAAGTCAGTCCTTTTGGTCACGGCGCGGAATCGAGGCTGGAAAAAGTTATCACGATCAAATGCTACGTTCGATATTGGCGGCCCCAATACGTTTTTTTGATAGCACTCCGATTGGACGAATTCTACAGAGGTTTTCGCGTGACATGGAATCGGTGGATGTTCACTTGCAATGGAGTTTTGATAACACTATTCACTCATTCTTTCACATCATGCTGTCGTTCTTACTGATTGTGACAGTCGTCCCTTTTGTGTTGATTGCGATTCTGCCTATCTTTTTTGTGTACTACACTTTGCAGAATAGTTATCGCCGTGCCGCTCGCGAAATTAAACGCCTCGATTCGTTGGCGAGATCCCCAAGATATGCTCACTTCAAAGAAACTTTACAAGGGCTAACAGTTATTCGTGCATTCAATCAGAGTGATTGGATGATGAATCAGTTTTACGATAAATTACAGTATTCAGCCGAGATGTTTTACACACACTATATGATTAATCGTTGGTTCTCGACACGCTTACCATTGATCGGTGCTGTGATCTCGGCTTCAACAGGTTTGATGGTGGTGCTATCAAGCTATAATGGATATATCGCAGCAGGGACAGCGGGTCTTGTTACCCTGTATGCTTTGGATTTTTGGCGTCACTTGAATTGGGGGGTGCGTATATTTTCGGACCTAGAGTCACGTATGACCTCTGTTGAGCGACTTCAGTTCTATTGTGATTTGCCGGCAGAGAAAAACTACTACGAGCCACAAGTTCAGATAGAAGACTCTTGGCCTCAGACCGGAGAATTAGAGTTTAAAAATGTCAGTTTGAAATATGCTGAACATTTACCTTTGGTTCTAAAAAATGTCAGTTTTAAAGTTCAATCGGGTATGAGGGTTGGATTGATCGGGCGAACCGGTTCAGGAAAGTCGACTATATTCCAAAGTGTGTATCGCTTTGTAGATATAGTGGGCGGTGAAATTTTATTGGATAAAAAGTCTATTCATCATATTCCTTTAAAACGGGTTCGTAAAAGCTTGGCGGTGATTCCTCAAGATCCGGCATTATTTATGGGAAGCTTGCGCAGTAATATCGACCGCTATCGACAGGCGACAGATGAGCAAGTGTGGAACGTTCTGCGGAAAGTTTCTTTATCCGAATTTGTATCAGCTTTACCGGGACAGTTGGATTTCCGTGTGGCTGAAAACGGAGCTAACCTATCGCAAGGACAGCGCCAGTTGATTTGTTTAGCCCGCGCCTTACTGACTCAGGTAAAAATTATTTTCTTAGACGAAGCCACAGCTAGCGTGGATGTAGAAACAGATGCCTTGGTGCAAAAGGTGATTCGTGAATCTTTAGATGGAACGACATTGATTACGATTGCCCATCGTCTTTCAACGTTGGACGGCTATGACATGGTGATCGAGCTTAAAAACGGCGAAGTCGTACAACAAAGACTACTAGAGCCCTTAAAGACCTAG